The following proteins are encoded in a genomic region of Lemur catta isolate mLemCat1 chromosome 10, mLemCat1.pri, whole genome shotgun sequence:
- the DPM2 gene encoding dolichol phosphate-mannose biosynthesis regulatory protein isoform X1, with protein MGEAQPAPRAMGGQFQVLVLERRQRSGPASPCSQRKGPPRPWGFPRACPKPLVLRHPGLERQTVKRGRGNPKGRQGSQAMGKGAPSLPQSKSSPSVRARPALLIPPQAGLCTLPLSRQGRASGSGSRTPCRVPVSASPLTPVSELHFPHLKNGTSDPPPPFRSGFGTLGCLEMGFGRRRGERSRRTVTTKARQSGFPARAHSLVSGSNLPHDSLENYISRHAKGGGTCQSRTTRCWASLGTTTPGVLRALKPEGPGSGTGCGLVLWWRSAEAMATGTDQVVGLGLVAISLIIFTYYTAWVILLPFIDSQHVIHKYFLPRAYAVTIPLAVGLLLLLFVGLFITYVMLKNQRVTKKAQ; from the exons ATGGGTGAGGCGCAGCCGGCCCCACGAGCTATGGGAGGACAGTTCCAGGTCCTGGTGCTGGAGAGGCGTCAAAGATCTGGCCCTGCCTCCCCTTGTTCTCAGAGGAAAGGGCCTCCAAGACCATGGGGCTTCCCGCGGGCCTGTCCGAAACCTCTGGTGCTGCGACACCCAGGGCTAGAGAGGCAGACGGTGAAGAGAGGTAGAGGAAACCCGAAGGGTCGCCAGGGAAGCCAGGCGATGGGCAAGGGGGCGCCCTCTCTCCCGCAGTCAAAATCCTCCCCATCCGTGCGGGCTCGGCCAGCCCTCCTCATCCCGCCCCAGGCCGGGCTCTGCACCCTTCCCCTCAGCAGACAAGGCAGGGCCTCGGGATCAGGCAGTAGGACTCCCTGTCGGGTTCCAGTGTCAGCTTCACCGCTGACTCCtgtctctgagcttcactttccccatctgaaaaatgggacttCCGATCCTCCACCCCCATTCCGCTCTGGCTTTGGGACTCTGGGATGTTTAGAGATGGGCTTTGGTAGGAGGCGGGGGGAACGATCCCGCAGGACTGTGACCACGAAAGCCAGGCAGTCCGGGTTCCCAGCTCGGGCCCATTCCCTAGTTTCGGGGAGCAATCTGCCCCATGACTCCCTCGAGAACTACATTTCCCGACATGCCAAGGGAGGCGGCACCTGCCAGTCTCGGACCACGCGTTGCTGGGCCAGCCTGGGAACTACGACTCCCGGCGTGCTTCGCGCCCTAAAGCCAGAAGGGCCCGGATCCGGAACCGGATGTGGCTTGGTGCTCTGGTGGCGGAGCGCCGAGGCAATG GCCACGGGGACAGACCAGGTGGTGGGACTCGGCCTCGTCGCCATTAGCCTGATCATCTTCACCTACTACACGGCCTGGGTGATTCTCTTG CCATTCATCGACAGCCAGCATGTCATCCACAAGTATTTCCTGCCCCGGGCCTATGCTGTCACCATCCCACTGGCGGTGGGCCTCCTGTTGCTCCTGTTTGTGG GATTGTTCATCACCTACGTGATGTTGAAGAACCAGAGAGTGACCAAGAAGGCTCAGTGA
- the DPM2 gene encoding dolichol phosphate-mannose biosynthesis regulatory protein isoform X2 — MYKGGGTCQSRTTRCWASLGTTTPGVLRALKPEGPGSGTGCGLVLWWRSAEAMATGTDQVVGLGLVAISLIIFTYYTAWVILLPFIDSQHVIHKYFLPRAYAVTIPLAVGLLLLLFVGLFITYVMLKNQRVTKKAQ; from the exons GGAGGCGGCACCTGCCAGTCTCGGACCACGCGTTGCTGGGCCAGCCTGGGAACTACGACTCCCGGCGTGCTTCGCGCCCTAAAGCCAGAAGGGCCCGGATCCGGAACCGGATGTGGCTTGGTGCTCTGGTGGCGGAGCGCCGAGGCAATG GCCACGGGGACAGACCAGGTGGTGGGACTCGGCCTCGTCGCCATTAGCCTGATCATCTTCACCTACTACACGGCCTGGGTGATTCTCTTG CCATTCATCGACAGCCAGCATGTCATCCACAAGTATTTCCTGCCCCGGGCCTATGCTGTCACCATCCCACTGGCGGTGGGCCTCCTGTTGCTCCTGTTTGTGG GATTGTTCATCACCTACGTGATGTTGAAGAACCAGAGAGTGACCAAGAAGGCTCAGTGA